CCTCAGGGGGTTCAAAACCATCAATTTTCATCCCCAGGGAAAGGCCCATCTCTTCCAAAACTTCCTTGATCTCATTCAGAGATTTACGTCCAAAATTCTTAGTTTTGAGCATTTCGCTCTCGGTTCGCTGGACGAGTTGGAATATTTTTGTAATATCAGCATTCTTAAGACAATTTGCACTGCGCACTGAAAGCTCAAGCTCATCTACACTTCTGTAAAGATTTTCGTTATAATTTGTCTTAATCGGCTCTTCAGATTTCTCTTCGACAGTAGGCTCAATTTCTTCATCAAAACTGATGAATGAATTCATCTGCTCCTTAAGAATTTTCGCCGAGAAAGCCACGGCGTCAACAGGAACAATGCTGCCATCTGTCCAGACTTCGAGTGTAAGCTTGTCATAGTCAGTACGCTGACCGACACGTGCATTGCCAACAGTATATCGAACCCTTTTTATGGGTGAAAAAACAGAATCTATGGAAATGGTACCAACAGGTGCTCTTTCATCTATGTTCTCAGATGCG
Above is a genomic segment from Desulforegula conservatrix Mb1Pa containing:
- a CDS encoding DNA-directed RNA polymerase subunit alpha, giving the protein MSSSSNELMFMNWRDMISPERIQVTGAPDYGKFVCEPLERGFGTTIGNALRRTILSSLHGAAIVSVYIESVMHEFSAVPNVLEDVSEIILNLKEVRLKVNDPEPKTITIEATGPKLITAADIVSPDGRVEVLNPSQHIATLNDGGTLNMVMTVKVGKGYALASENIDERAPVGTISIDSVFSPIKRVRYTVGNARVGQRTDYDKLTLEVWTDGSIVPVDAVAFSAKILKEQMNSFISFDEEIEPTVEEKSEEPIKTNYNENLYRSVDELELSVRSANCLKNADITKIFQLVQRTESEMLKTKNFGRKSLNEIKEVLEEMGLSLGMKIDGFEPPEDNFEEGE